The window TAAGAAATGAGAGACGGAAAAAGGTACTGTTTTAAAATTGAAGGTAATGACATGATTATGTTAAATGACgaattgtgtgattaaataaaatgaCAAACTTCACGCCATTATATCCTGGTCAACTGCATATTATTCACGTTATAGATATGAGtaataaatcatattatttatcAACTTTTAGGGCTCATTTGTTAACGGGTGAATGAAACAAAATGAACTGAATGAACCCAAAATTTATGGTTAAGATTGTTTGACAAAATTTTTAAGTCGCTGGATGGAACACAAATCATCTGGACGACACACCTAAAACACGCGAGGGTCACTCGTCCAGAATCTTTTCACAGTGTTTTCACATATTACTCTGCTGTGCTGTCACTCCGTGCTCCAATTTTCTATTCAATAACATTAATATTATTGTGCAAATCATGTATTCTTATCATGATAAACTAGTTTACAACTCTAATATGATTTTTAACTTTTGAATTGATCttcaataaaacaaaaattatcatttaggcaataattaaatattataaatcaactgttaggattaattatatatacatttattgatataataataataattagtatttttttataatgaaaaattataattcaagaaTTATtcattattatgaattatttaaaaatcaaaataataaaatattttatacggGTTTACGGAGTATGTTTTTTAAAAGTACCAaccataatattaaattttaataataatagaatcaTGGTCCAGAAGAATTCAATATTTAACAAACAAGATTGTTCTTTCTCTGTTCAGATTTATTACTCATTCAGAATTTTAATGATCCAGAAAATtccattcagatttaacaaatgaggcCTTAGTCTTTTAAAACCACAGCAACCTCGATATTTAATATTGAAAAACTCTTAACTTATTTCCGtaatactaatatattatatgtatatatattatcatatatttttattatatatattaggtatttttataaatgattggATATGAGAGGAAACTATGAAGTACTTTATACAATTATGTAAATCCTGTTTGCAATTTAAGAGCAAATGTCATCAGATAAGTTTAAAGTACTAACGTATGAGTTGATACTtctgtttaaataattttaattcacaTCGTAAGCATGATAGATTTCTAACACGAATCTACTAGTATCCGATTGTGTCCGGAAAATTACATCTCTCAGCTCAATATATTTTTGTGCAATGTTGCTTATCATAAATGATCGTCACAACTCACACTCACCCATTCCACTAGGGATTAATCTAGAATTAGATGCCTGAAAAGCATTCTTTAATGTTTAACTTGAACATATGTAAAACCTTAGGCTTGACTAGAACATGGAAGAACATAATGATAAAAACGGTTATCATAAAATTCACCCCAAACTGAGGACTCTAATGTAATTTATTGATGTATTAGGCAAAGCAGAAGATGATTTGAACTGATAAAATATGTTGTGGAAAGAGCACATTAGGACTCGATAACCAGCAGTTGCATTTGGCGGGTCAAGACTCAAGACTCAGTTACAACATCTGCTAAAGTACCGGTAGCTGTAGCATTCTGttcttccagaagtttctgtTGCCGTTCTGCATGCTCCCTTTCACAGGCACTGATCCCCAGCATTATATCCACCATGGTGCCTGTGGTACCAAAGAACACTAGGGGTGCCAAAGATTTCCGTTTTATACCAACGGGTATAGCAATCAAAGCACCAGCGACAGAGAAGACCCAAGTGCCAAGAGCGCTGCAAATACAGCATTTTCATCTTTTTTAGAAATGCAAATATTTCTTGACTTCTAACAAGACAGCCCGTGTAAATgaaaatatacaataattttaaatacaatGATCTATCTGCAATGCTAAACCTTTACCATCTCTATAGAAAGTCGAAAACAATTATTATGCACATATTTCCACTCCCTAGAGACTGCTGTCAAAAATTTCCAAGCAAATACTTCTCATACAATAACATGTCACCCTTTTTTCTGTCAAGtaaaaatagaataatatattCATGTCCCTCTAAATTCCCCGTTTTCATGGGAGTACACATAACAAGGGTTATCTTTTTTGGATtgtaaacaattaattaaatcaTTTTAGAATTATAACCGTTTCAAAGATCATTACGGTAAGTTATTGTAAGTCCAACCAAGTTATAAATCTTAATAAATTGTGCAACATACTGCCCTTGCGACAAGTGACAAATAGGAAAGTACATACTCAAGCCACAAGGGCGCATACTCTTGATGGACGAAGAAGTGCTCTCCATAGAAAGCATCGGATGAACCTATCTTAAATATGCAAATCTATTATGTAAAACAATACTTTACAAGGTTTATGTCACATGTGAGTCGCATCATAGTGGAGACTAGCTGGGAATACTAAAGCAATGAATGATACAATCTTTTGTTTCCTAATAATGTTTAATACCAATCAGATGTAATTAATGTGAACACTAAAAGAAGCTGCCCATCACAACCTTTTCAGCATTAGCCCATGAAGCACCAATACAAAGAACTAGTCAACTTTTGATGCTGAGGAGCATTACTTGAGATGTATACACTTTGAGGGAGTATAAAATGGTGAAGGCTAGATGCCATCGCACTCTACCAATTATTGTTCTCCCAGTAGGATAAGTTGTAGACCTAAGTAACTTATACAAATCTTTTTCTAAATCATTCACAATCAGTGAGGTTTTCGGGTTAATATGTCAGAAGAGAGGCAGAGGCAGTAAAAGTGACGGAAATAGTAAATTTCACATGTATTATTGAGGTGCTCCACAAGGTCTTGCAGGTCAAAATTATCAAGGAAAGGTAAAAAGCGGAGGATATAAACTAGAGTCAACAAACCAGATCAATAAGAATGAGAGGAATGGGGAACAAATATCTCATAGCCTTGAAATGTCGTCTTGATATTCCCTCTGCACGATGAAAGAGTATTTAAAAGGGAGCACTGACAGAGATAACTGATAAGAGCAGCATGCCCGATGTCCTGGTATCCTAAACCCTATATTCGGGGGCTTCATCTTGAATCCTAAAGGAAGAAAGCGATCTCAAAGCTCAATGAGGTTCCTACATATTGTTTAAAGAGATCCAACTCATCTTGAGATCTTCTGTACAATAACTTTGTCGCAATCTCTTAAGAGTTGAATGGCCACTCATCTCAATCATCCTAAATGTGAAACTAGATTGTATCAGTTACCTTAGACACATGTTGCTCTTCAAGTAGTGTAATGTACCACACTACAGCATCTTCTTGCTATTCATCAGTTACATTTGTGCTTTACCATGAATTCTCCTTATTGAGATATCTCAAGTTGCTTCTTTGTGCCACATGTTATAAAGACAAGTTCAGTATTCATACAACTACAAGTACCTAGAACCAGACTACAATTGAACTTTCAGGTGTTGGTTTGTAAGAGATTTAGAGGGGCGGGGGTAAAGCTGGACAGGAACCAGGTTTCTTTTTGGAGAAGTGAAGCAGACTAAAGTACAGAGATTTGGTCTTGTCACCAAGGCTTGGGCtgaatattatttatggaaaatTTAATTGAACGGGTAAACCTACAACTAAGTGTTTTTTAGTCATTTTGTTTTGCAAGATGATCATATCTTCATTCTGAAACATATACATTTGCAGGAGGCATGAGAACATGCTATTGAAATTGGTTTACGTAGAGGTTCTTAAGACTTCAGACAGAGAAACAGTAGGTATGTGAATTTTTGATAGATTGTTAGGATGACATCTGGAAATTCGGACACCATTTTCCAATTCTTATTAGCACAACATAAGTAAAGGGCCAATGCTAAAAAGTAAAATCACCAATAATATTCATCATAATAACTAATCTGCTGAAATTTGGTGGAGCAAGGAGTATTCGGTTGTTCACCAATGAACAACTGGCAAGGCATTGTGAATACTCCCTAGTGTTCCTAGACTAACATACTGGTAAATAAAATTCTATCAATATGAATTATGCTTCCCTCCCTCCCCACCGCATATTCTAAGTTGTCCCTAACATTAACCTACGGCAATCTAATTTTAGACTTCGTACTAATTCTCAAACATAAAGCTTCTCACCAAATCATTATCCAATTACCCACAATTATTTAAGCTCTGTGGTGCTTTATATTCCAAACAACAACTATCAGCACATtcagttttgtttggttttaacAATATTCCTAACACTAATTTCAACTTCCATGTGTTGTGCAGTAAGAATCAGAGTCCACTTATTGCCCAGGAGGACCATCTGGAGCATACTGTGaacacataaataatataattatccaACAACTACAAAGTACAAACTAACGTATTGCCGAATAtgcaaaatttatatttctccAGACATTGTAATGAGGTCAAACTAAGTATATCTGGAAAATTGCCCATGATATCACAACGTATAGAAGTGCGGATCCAAATGCCACAGTCTGGGAGGAGGGTCCAAGAGGCAGGAGCCCATTTCCTGCTTTGGGCAATGTGCAAGTGAATTGGGACTGACATTCTGCATTGAAGAATACTAAAAATGGAGGGACTGTCCCACCACCGGAGGACGGCTCGCCTCTTGTTTCTCTGTCTATACTATTTCTTGCAGTACTCCCTTCCCGTTTCACTTGTTTCCAATTTTTATTAATCTTATAAAATGGAATTTGCATTGTAGACAAAACTATGAGTATCGGACCAGTTTTTTAATTCAGCGCCTTTTGCTACATGGAAGGTACGTGGGACTAAAAATTGTGGAAAATAGGCATCCCCATTGCACATGTTCTATCAGAGTACACACATCACCAATCTGAGCATTTTCTAATTTGCATTATCTAAGAAAACATTCCATCTGCATCTCTTAATTCTTCATTATAATGCACACTGCTCGATCAGTACCATCTGTTGTGCAAACAAACATGCACAAGTAATACATATTTTATAGACGCAGAGCACAAACTGCACATAATCTGCAGGGTCCTAAAATGTTTCATAAGCAGTGCACGCCCATGCCAGTGATACAGTTTGTGTAAAATTTTAGTTCTTTCTCTCGAGTTTCGATATATTGAACAAAATTTCTAGTATTGGGTAACACCCTTATATCTTCCATTTTCATATTCATCTAATTACCAATTCAGCTGGATCATAACAACACTCTTGCAAACAAAGTGATACCACAGTATACAACACCAGCATAAAAAAATTCTgatcaaaatttatacaatgAAACTTAAGAAATGAAGTTAATGGGTCTCCAAGAATTTCAACAGCAAGTAAGAAAACAAAAACCCCAACTTGcgaaaatatataacaaacaaTACATACACTTATTCACAGAAGAGGAAGAAAGAAAGTACTAACTTGGCAACAGAACACTCCTCAATATGCTTCACTTCCTCTTTGCCTGCCATCTATTTCTATCTATCTATTGGGTATCGCTATTTCTCTTTCTATATAAAACACTCAAGAAAAGAAAGCAAGGGTTCAagaatgataattattttttaataaaagaaagaaaaacaaatgaaagcgCAAAACGACAGCAGTTGTTGTCGTTTAATTACAAAAAAACCCAATTGTTATATTCTTGAAATTTGTTCAAATTAggatctaataataaaatttgatttgagAACATAAAAATAGAATCTTTGATCGCTCAAGGAGAAAAAGATAAAAACTTTGAAGATGATGAGAGGAGTAGGAGGGCCATTACTGTGCATAGGGGATTTGTTAAGTGATGTTGGAGAAGAATCAGCAGATGTTGATGAAGGTGttgattcatcttctttttCAAGATCCTCATCATCTCTATCTTCTACTTTAACCCCCAATTCTGATCTTAATCTTCAATCTTCTAACCTCCCCCAGCTCTTTCAGGTGTGTTTGTGTGTCATAATTTTTGATGGTTTTTGCAATGTATGATTTGTTGTAGATGTTTAATTGCTGTTTGTCAATTTTCTTGACGACCCTTATTGTGATTCATTTGTTTTATTAAGATTAACATTCTAATATTATTGACAATGCTTAGTAAGTAAAAATGTGTATATTGTGGTGGGGTTCAGTTATTAAATTGACATTTGTGGGGTGCGTTTAAAGGTTTATGGACTTCTGTGTAAATTGTGTGTGATAGTAAGAATCCCCTTTTAGtagaaatataagaatgaaATGAAGATCGAATTGTTTGCTAGAGAGAGTGAGTTTGGTTAGTTGATATTGGTTACAGAAGGcacaaaatatgatatttttcatGGATTGGCATTGTACTGGACTGGTGGACCGGATAGACATTTCATAGTTGAACACATGTTAATTGTTATATTCTTATACAATATTAGCTCTTTGGGTTTATAAtaacagaaaataaaaatatactgtaTAATGCTAAAGCAAATCAGCCACAAAATCTTCATCATTGCTAGAACATCTTTAGAAAGGTAGAAGACGTGTTAATTGTTTAGAAGACCTTTTATTTACGGTGTGATGTATTTTTAGTTACATACTTACATAGTTACATTGGAGGAGTTGAGAATGAAACTGTAGACCTCTAGCACTAGAATCACCTTTGCTGCAGCTCAGGCACTGCTTGATTCTCAGATACTTCTCTTATttcagagcaagtccaataggttacctaaacttgctcctaaactcacatttaggtaatgtacTAAAAAGAGCACTCCAACACTCTTCTAGTGGTTacttaaatcactagcacaacctcAAATCTCTTAgccattatctatttataagtaacccctagccattacctatttaatatttataaataaaataatcatctctctccttctttctttgtcttttccctcccttttcccttctctctctcaaatttattattaaaataatcttaggagaacaaatatacggattgctattggagttgacactaaaaatagattacctaaatcactaagactcactaggatttattattttatattattaataggtaatgagataagtaacctattggacttgctctcagATAATTTTAGGGGGAGTTGATTCTTGGAtactttttctttccttttttgcTAATGAATTCGTAAATACTTGTATTCACGAATCAATAGTTTATTTTATGCTTACTATAAGGTATGATATCCCaagttaattttgaaaatgttAACATACTAACAATTGTGATTTTTTATGTGTTTCCCACTAAATTAGTAGGTTTCTTGATAACTAATATTCTAAATCCCTTATGACTACCACAAAATTAGGTTACCAATATTGtttttatgtgatatatatCGTTAAAACCTTAATACAAATATAAGAGGTGGTTAAATGCCACTATGGGAAATTTTATCCATATCACAGAGAAGAGTATAGGGTGAATGGGCACTTTTAAACATAATATGTGGATGAAAGCAGGGTATGATATTGGTATAATTAACAAACTTGTTGTACTTTAATAAGTTTTTTTCTTGTTCTCCTCAACAATATCATCCCCCATCGGCCCTTCCccctccaaaaaaaaaattgattgctCAAATGGTTGTTACTGCAACTTAAATATTACCGAACTAATAACGTTGGTGTGGAAGCATACATTAATTACCTCTCTTGATTCAAGCCGGGTACTGAAAAGAAAGCCAAGTTTCTTAGTCTCCACGCAGTCAACATCATGGTCTGTCTCGCTTCTTTCTATATTTCTTTGATTCTTTTCATTGCAAGGAAGTTAATCTTGCCTAgtcaatttttgtttatttttgggTCCAAGTTCATACTATTATAACTACTTACTTCTTTGGGATTACAACTACAACCGgtgtcctttttttttttgcttctatttgttattatttttagtaGTTGGTTGTATATACTTCAATTTTGTCGTACAAAGGTATTCTTCAGTTTTAAATACATTGATTTGGGAATTGGATTGCATCTCATTCTCATCTACACTTGCTTTAGGAAACCTATGACCAATTAAAGGAAGCACTGGGAGGTAGCGACCACTCATGGACTGCTCTCACACTGAAGGTAATGTTTGTATTACATTATTTATTCTGTAGATGACTATTTACTTGCCGAACTTACCTCTAGTGTATTCTGGATTATCCATTTTATTGTTATGAGGCAGCTATCATATTCCTGTTCTTCTAATGGTCAAATGTCCATATTTTACTTGGCAACTGAAAATGTAGCATCAGTAATTTGGTTCATCAGCACACTTTAGAAAATGTAACACATAGTCCATCTCTCTGATTCAGTTCAAGAGACTACCAATCAACAATGCCTCACTCTTTTCTAAAATATCCAaattatattactccctctgtcccatccatttctttgcACTTTCCTTTCTGGGATGTTtctctcaattctttacatttctgaattttttaaaagtagTAAACCTCTATAACATAAAAACTAAACTCACCCACAACTTACAAATCGAACAATACAAATCagtattaataaaattacaacTAAGACTAGACTCTCCAAGTATATAATCATATACAGGGCCGTCTCCAGGATTTCGGAGGCCCTAGTATTTTTGAAccaaaatctaaaatttgatGAACTAAAATCACAGGAAAAATTTGCAGTAGTAAAAATAATTCTTAACTAAAAAACAAAgcataaaaatagttcaagttaaAACTAAGAAGTTATTATTCTTCTTGCTTTTGAGTGTCCATATTCCTAAACTGGTGTACAGGGGAGAAGaatagatattattttaataattttattgaatataattaataactaataattacaaatattaatactacatgtatgtatatatattggagGCCCCTGTATCGATGGAGGCCCTAGGCAAATAACTGGGGAGACTCCCCCTGGAGACGCCTctgatcatatataatatatattagagcTTGAGAGAATCTGAGAATAAAACAATGCAAGCACTGAGTTGAATGTACTTAAATGTGTTCCTGTTGCCTGGATTCATTTTTGAATTCAGAacaagaatataaatatatagccaCACAAATAacgataaaaaataataatcacaaCAACTTGCAATGGTTGAATCCAGTTCAAAGTTCAagtttgttgattttttttccaATGTTATGTGAACATTTGACAGTTATGTGAACGTTTGACAAAAGAAGAGAGAAGTAAAAACGTTTATAATACCATCTTCTGTAAACTGATGTATAAAAAGTTCATAAAAAGAATAGGAGTATATTTGGGTAAAGAGTTTGAATCAAAATCTAACTCCTATTTATTATGTCTCTGTCTCTGTTCCCGTCTTCGTGAACATCAATTTGCTTGTTTACTGATTTCAAATCAGTAAGCTGTTTTGACCTGTAAAACCAAATTGGTAATATACAAATAGCATggtgtttgtatttttttaggCCTTTTGGCATGTTGACTATATTCATCAAAATTTGAGGATTTACAGAAGACATATCAGAAATATGCAAGTATATACTTAATACAAAAAAGGATTGAAATAGTATTTTTTGTTGCCTAACTTAAATTGTCAAAAAGAGTTTACAGTTGATAATGAAATAgttaaatacatatatgaaaAGTTATTCATAACTTATATGGATGAGAACAAATCATTAGATAAGATAACACTTCATCTTTTTAGATTCCTGGTCATGGATTGTTATAGCATGTCCAATGGTTATGCTAAAATAGATGGAACGATTGCTAtaatttagcaccaaaaaaGTGATTGTTGGTACTAAAATAGGGCCATGTCTCCAATAATTGGTTCTAAATCTTGTTGCAAATTTAACCAACTTTTAAATACATCAcacttttgaatataaatttaacttcCTTCCAAGTATCCTACCTTTTCAAATACCTTTTCTATCCATGCCTCTTTCCTTTTTACTTTTTGTTGAGGTTGTAATTATGACTCCATCTATTTTTTGTTCTAAATATAGCACAAATTATAGCATTATTCTATTATAGCAGAGGATGTAGAACACGAGTGGAGTGGTGAGTTATAGTTTTTGTTCTATAAATATGGATATGGCACGCCATTGGACTTGCCCCTACTGGGTCAATTTATATGACTGGAACAACAAAATCTAGAGATAACTAATGAgaaatgaatattatttttcagattAGCAAGTGTGAGAAAATCCCAACCAACTAATAATATACCAAACTTTAGGTATGtggtatttaaaatttttaaatatatagatgCGTGTGATAAATTTATGGTACAAT of the Daucus carota subsp. sativus chromosome 4, DH1 v3.0, whole genome shotgun sequence genome contains:
- the LOC108215578 gene encoding uncharacterized protein LOC108215578, whose product is MMRGVGGPLLCIGDLLSDVGEESADVDEGVDSSSFSRSSSSLSSTLTPNSDLNLQSSNLPQLFQETYDQLKEALGGSDHSWTALTLKLCTALETANQLVQVTGSNVTLLSEKIQELEKIIKRGDDAVAAARTIHSDLKQKEDISDIKNP
- the LOC108215579 gene encoding uncharacterized protein LOC108215579; this translates as MAGKEEVKHIEECSVANALGTWVFSVAGALIAIPVGIKRKSLAPLVFFGTTGTMVDIMLGISACEREHAERQQKLLEEQNATATGTLADVVTES